From Streptomyces sp. TLI_235, a single genomic window includes:
- a CDS encoding DNA helicase IV: protein MHTTPETTDSVRDREIAEEQRHLDTVYRRLEEKLAEAEYILEDAAKRVQVGTPGALAERDAQVYRAGAHLQRLNSEFEDFLFGRIDLQQADAPEEHGIPSQTPLDPADPAVAETLHIGRLGVLDAEFGPLVIDWRAPAAAPFYRSTPLEPGRVIRRRVIRSRGRRVIGVEDDLLRPELAPTLDGRELAVVGDGALMASLGRARSHSMRDIVSSIQKEQDEVIRAAAAGATLVTGGPGTGKTAVALHRAAFLLYQDRRRYAGGILVVSPTPLLVSYTEGVLPSLGEEGQVAIRAVGSLVDGIEAARYDTPETARIKGSARMVQLLRRAARAALETGAPTELRVFARGEALRLDAGRLKALRAAVVGGGGTPLNLLRPRARRLLLDALWQDVTRHLPKPANHFEREQRQDEREAFDEYVSDEAAFLDFLDAWWAPVTPRRVLATLRHPRHTNRIARRAVTPEEARRLAASWRHLDERGAGGLSAHDVALVDELQVLLGEPARPRTREVDAVDLLSGLDEVTTYADRAGGRRERVPVERTEYAHVIVDEAQDLTPMQWRMIGRRARMATWTIVGDPAQSSWPFPEEAQAALDEVLSGKPRRRHTLTVNYRNPAEIAEVAAKVLALAAPGTPSPSAVRSTGVEPRFAAVREAGAEAFGRAARAELERLLGEVDGTVAVVVPMDRRGEAARWAEGLGDRVVALGSLEAKGLEYDATVVADPTGIAGESEAGLRVLYVALTRATQRLTVLSGPDDLPDAAGVPALLRG from the coding sequence ATGCACACCACACCAGAGACCACCGACTCCGTCCGCGACCGTGAGATCGCCGAGGAGCAGCGCCACCTCGACACCGTCTACCGGCGTCTGGAGGAGAAGCTCGCCGAGGCCGAGTACATCCTCGAGGACGCCGCCAAGCGCGTGCAGGTCGGCACCCCCGGCGCGCTCGCCGAGCGCGACGCCCAGGTCTACCGGGCCGGTGCGCACCTGCAGCGACTCAACAGCGAGTTCGAGGACTTCCTCTTCGGCCGGATCGACCTCCAGCAGGCCGACGCCCCCGAGGAGCACGGCATCCCCTCGCAGACCCCGCTGGACCCGGCCGACCCGGCCGTCGCGGAGACCCTGCACATCGGCCGGCTCGGCGTCCTCGACGCCGAGTTCGGCCCGCTGGTGATCGACTGGCGGGCCCCCGCGGCCGCGCCGTTCTACCGGTCGACCCCGCTGGAGCCGGGCCGGGTGATCCGCCGCCGGGTGATCCGTTCGCGCGGCCGCAGGGTGATCGGCGTCGAGGACGACCTGCTCCGCCCCGAACTGGCCCCCACCCTGGACGGCCGCGAGCTCGCCGTGGTCGGCGACGGCGCCCTGATGGCCTCGCTGGGCCGGGCCCGCAGCCACTCGATGCGCGACATCGTCTCGTCGATCCAGAAGGAGCAGGACGAGGTCATCCGGGCTGCCGCGGCCGGCGCCACCCTGGTGACCGGCGGCCCCGGCACCGGCAAGACCGCCGTCGCGCTGCACCGGGCCGCGTTCCTGCTGTACCAGGACCGCCGCCGCTACGCGGGCGGCATCCTGGTGGTCAGCCCCACCCCGCTGCTGGTCTCGTACACCGAGGGCGTGCTGCCCTCGCTGGGCGAGGAGGGGCAGGTGGCGATCCGGGCGGTCGGCAGTCTGGTCGACGGCATCGAGGCGGCCCGCTACGACACCCCGGAGACGGCGCGGATCAAGGGCTCGGCCCGGATGGTCCAGCTGCTGCGCCGGGCCGCCAGGGCCGCGCTGGAGACCGGCGCCCCGACCGAGCTGCGGGTGTTCGCCCGCGGCGAGGCCCTGCGGCTGGACGCGGGCCGTCTGAAGGCGCTGCGCGCCGCGGTCGTCGGCGGGGGCGGCACCCCGCTCAACCTGCTGCGCCCGCGGGCCCGCAGGCTGCTGCTGGACGCGCTGTGGCAGGACGTCACCCGGCACCTGCCGAAGCCCGCGAACCACTTCGAGCGCGAGCAGCGCCAGGACGAGCGGGAGGCCTTCGACGAGTACGTCTCGGACGAGGCCGCCTTCCTGGACTTCCTGGACGCCTGGTGGGCGCCGGTGACCCCGCGCCGGGTGCTGGCCACCCTGCGGCACCCACGGCACACCAACCGGATCGCCCGGCGCGCGGTGACCCCGGAGGAGGCCCGGCGGCTGGCGGCGTCCTGGCGCCACCTGGACGAGCGCGGCGCGGGCGGGCTGTCGGCGCACGACGTGGCGCTGGTGGACGAGCTGCAGGTGCTGCTCGGCGAGCCGGCCCGGCCCAGGACGCGCGAGGTGGACGCCGTCGACCTGCTGTCCGGGCTGGACGAGGTCACCACCTACGCGGACCGCGCGGGCGGTCGGCGCGAGCGCGTCCCGGTGGAGCGCACCGAGTACGCGCACGTGATCGTGGACGAGGCGCAGGACCTCACGCCGATGCAGTGGCGGATGATCGGCCGCCGGGCCCGGATGGCGACCTGGACGATCGTCGGCGACCCGGCGCAGTCCTCCTGGCCGTTCCCGGAGGAGGCGCAGGCGGCGCTGGACGAGGTGCTGTCGGGCAAGCCGCGCCGCCGCCACACGCTGACCGTGAACTACCGCAACCCGGCGGAGATCGCCGAGGTGGCGGCGAAGGTGCTGGCGCTGGCCGCGCCGGGCACGCCGTCGCCGAGCGCGGTGCGGTCGACCGGGGTCGAGCCGCGTTTCGCGGCCGTCCGGGAGGCCGGCGCGGAGGCCTTCGGCCGGGCCGCCCGGGCCGAGCTGGAGCGCCTGCTGGGCGAGGTGGACGGCACGGTGGCGGTCGTGGTGCCGATGGACCGCCGCGGGGAGGCGGCCCGCTGGGCCGAGGGCCTGGGCGACCGCGTGGTGGCCCTGGGCAGCCTGGAGGCCAAGGGCCTGGAGTACGACGCGACGGTCGTCGCCGACCCGACCGGCATCGCGGGGGAGTCGGAGGCGGGCCTGCGGGTGCTGTACGTGGCGCTCACCCGTGCCACCCAGCGGCTCACCGTGCTCTCCGGCCCGGACGACCTGCCGGACGCGGCGGGCGTGCCCGCCCTGCTGCGCGGCTGA
- a CDS encoding malate dehydrogenase (oxaloacetate-decarboxylating) codes for MATVPSVSNSITVRLEVPARGNAVSAITTAVESSGGSVTGLDVTASGLESLRIDVTVAAASVAHGEEIVEKLRTIDGVSIGKVSDRTFLMHLGGKIEMSSKLPIRNRDDLSMIYTPGVARVCMAIAENPEDARRLTIKRNSVAVVTDGSAVLGLGNIGPKAALPVMEGKAALFKRFAGIDAWPICLDTQDADEIVAIVKAIAPGFAGINLEDISAPRCFEIEARLREALDIPVFHDDQHGTAIVVLAALTNALKVVGKDIADIRVVMSGAGAAGTAILKLLLAAGVEHATVADVHGVVHGGREDLNDSLRWIADHTNRSGRTGSLKEAVADADVFIGVSAPNVLDGDDLATMAKDAIVFALANPDPEVDPAIARQTAAVVATGRSDFPNQINNVLVFPGVFRGLLDAQSRTVDTGMMIAAARALATTVADDQLNANYIIPSVFHPDVAKTVAAAVREVALAAREGQEAVPVRPTAGIVGTLDTSSFPVVGI; via the coding sequence ATGGCGACGGTGCCCAGTGTCTCCAACTCGATCACTGTGCGGCTGGAGGTCCCGGCCCGGGGCAACGCCGTCAGCGCGATCACCACGGCCGTCGAGTCCTCGGGGGGTTCGGTCACCGGCCTCGACGTCACCGCCTCCGGCCTGGAGTCGCTGCGGATCGACGTGACCGTCGCCGCCGCCTCGGTGGCCCACGGCGAGGAGATCGTCGAGAAGCTCCGCACGATCGACGGCGTCAGCATCGGCAAGGTCTCCGACCGAACCTTCCTGATGCACCTCGGCGGCAAGATCGAGATGTCCTCGAAGCTGCCGATCCGCAACCGCGACGACCTCTCGATGATCTACACCCCGGGCGTCGCCCGGGTCTGCATGGCGATCGCCGAGAACCCGGAGGACGCCCGCCGCCTGACCATCAAGCGCAACAGCGTCGCCGTGGTCACCGACGGCTCCGCGGTGCTGGGCCTGGGCAACATCGGCCCGAAGGCCGCGCTGCCGGTCATGGAGGGCAAGGCGGCCCTCTTCAAGCGCTTCGCCGGCATCGACGCCTGGCCGATCTGCCTGGACACCCAGGACGCCGACGAGATCGTCGCGATCGTGAAGGCGATCGCCCCCGGCTTCGCGGGCATCAACCTGGAGGACATCTCCGCGCCGCGCTGTTTCGAGATCGAGGCCCGGCTGCGCGAGGCCCTGGACATCCCGGTCTTCCACGACGACCAGCACGGCACCGCCATCGTCGTCCTCGCGGCGCTGACCAACGCGCTGAAGGTGGTCGGCAAGGACATCGCGGACATCCGTGTGGTGATGTCCGGCGCCGGTGCGGCGGGCACCGCGATCCTGAAGCTGCTGCTGGCCGCGGGCGTGGAGCACGCCACGGTGGCCGATGTGCACGGTGTCGTGCACGGCGGCCGCGAGGACCTCAACGACAGCCTCCGCTGGATCGCCGACCACACCAACCGCTCCGGCCGCACCGGCAGCCTCAAGGAGGCGGTGGCGGACGCCGACGTGTTCATCGGCGTCTCCGCGCCGAACGTGCTGGACGGCGACGACCTGGCCACCATGGCGAAGGACGCGATCGTCTTCGCGCTGGCCAACCCGGACCCGGAGGTCGACCCGGCGATCGCCCGGCAGACCGCCGCGGTGGTCGCCACCGGCCGCAGCGACTTCCCGAACCAGATCAACAACGTGCTGGTCTTCCCCGGCGTGTTCCGCGGCCTGCTGGACGCGCAGAGCCGCACCGTCGACACCGGCATGATGATCGCCGCCGCCCGGGCGCTGGCCACCACCGTCGCGGACGACCAGCTCAACGCCAACTACATCATCCCGAGCGTCTTCCACCCGGACGTGGCGAAGACGGTCGCGGCGGCCGTGCGCGAGGTCGCGCTGGCCGCGCGGGAGGGCCAGGAGGCCGTTCCGGTGCGCCCGACGGCGGGCATCGTGGGCACGCTCGACACCTCCTCGTTCCCGGTTGTCGGCATCTGA
- a CDS encoding DNA-binding protein HU-beta: MNRSELVAALAERAEVTRKDADAVLAAFAEVVGEVVAKGDEKVTIPGFLTFERTHRAARTARNPQTGDPIQIPAGYSAKVSAGSKLKEAAKGA, translated from the coding sequence ATGAACCGCAGTGAGCTGGTGGCCGCGCTGGCCGAGCGCGCCGAGGTGACCCGTAAGGACGCCGACGCCGTGCTGGCCGCCTTCGCCGAGGTCGTCGGCGAGGTCGTCGCCAAGGGTGACGAGAAGGTCACCATCCCCGGCTTCCTGACCTTCGAGCGGACCCACCGCGCCGCGCGCACCGCCCGCAACCCGCAGACCGGTGACCCGATCCAGATCCCGGCGGGCTACAGCGCCAAGGTCAGCGCCGGTTCCAAGCTGAAGGAAGCCGCCAAGGGCGCCTGA